Genomic segment of Microbacterium hydrocarbonoxydans:
ACCAGGCGACCGATATGAGCGCGAGGGCGGTGTATCCGATCGCCGCCCACGGGAGCCGGCGCCACGCGAACGGCTGAGGCCTGCTGCGCGAGATCATGGGGATGCCGATGGCCAGCGTGGTGAGCAGGAACACGGCGAGCGTCACGACCGCGCCGATCTCGCCCACGAGGTTGTACACCGCCGAGTGGGCGAAGGTCACGATCAGCACCAGGATGATGTAGCCGCGCAGCATCAGATGCCCCGTCGACTCGCGTTCGGGTGCGCGAGGAGGGGCGGAGACCGGGTGCTTCGTGTACTGCGCCATCGCGTTCAGGCTACCGCGCGCCGCCGTCGGTGCGCCTGATGGTCGGCCGATCGCGGTGCGCCGTCGCGTGCCCATACGCTGGAGGCATGCTGCTCAGCCTCTCCAACGTGCCCCGTGACTACGCCTGGGGGTCCCAGACCCTCCTCGCCGAGCTGGAAGGTCGGGCGCCCGCTGTCGCTCCGGAGGCGGAGGTGTGGTTCGGCGACCATCCCGGCGACCCGGCCGATGTGCGAGACGGCGGCACGCTGGACGCGGTGACCGGAGGCACGCTGCCCTACCTGCTCAAGCTCCTCGCAGCCGCGTCTCCGCTGTCGATCCAGGTTCACCCGACGATCGACCAGGCGCGTGCGGGCTGGGAGCGCGAAGCAGGGCTCGATGCGGACGACCCCTCGCGGAACTACCGCGACGACAACCACAAGCCCGAGCTGATCGTCGCGTTGAGTGACCGCTTCGAATCGCTGAGCGGACTCCGGCCGGTGGGCGACACGCTGCAGCTGCTCCGATCTCTCGACGCGAATCGCGGGGTCACGACTCTCGCCGAGAGGCTCGACGGCGGCGAGCAGGCGCTGCGCGACACGCTCGGATGGCTCCTCTCCGGCGATGCACAGGCCGAGGTCGACGACGTCATCGTCGCGGTGCGGGGTGCGGCGGAGTCGGACGCCGGAGACTGGCAGAGCACCCTCCGTGCCGTCTCCGCGATCGCGGACGTCTACCCGGGTGACCCGGGGGTCGTGGTCGCTCTGCTCATGAACCACGTCGTGCTGCGCCGCGGAGAGGGGATCTTCCTCCGCGCCGGCCTCCTTCACGCATACATCTCGGGCCTCGGCGTCGAGATCATGGCCGCGAGTGACAACGTGCTGCGCGGAGGTCTCACACCGAAGCGCATCGATGTGGACGAGCTGCTGGCGATCGTCGACGCGACTCCCACCGAGGTGCCGATACTGCGGCCCGCGCAGGCGGGTCCGGTCACCCACTACGAGGTGCCGATCGACGACTTCTCCCTGAACCGCGTCGTTCTCACGGGAGACGATGTCGTCGTGCCCGTGTCCGGGCCCACGATGTTCCTCTCCACCGCCGGCCGCGTGAGCGTGCGCGGTGCTGCAGGGGAGTCGATGGCGATCGAGGTCGGGGCTGCGGCGTTCGCGAGCGCTGATGAGGGCGACGTCACAGTGTCGGGGATCGGCGAGGTCTTCGTGGCGGCCCCCGGCGTCCGACGCGGCGCGTGAGACCCGTCGCGACACGCCGTGCGAGGGTCAAGAACCTTCAAGATCGGATTGAGGGTTTACGATCCGCGACTTGACCGCAGCGAATCACACGGGTGTAATTAGTCATGCACGGCCCGCCGAGGGGGCGGAACAATGGGTTGGAGATCGAGATGACGGGTTACCGTTCTGAAGTGCCGGAGAACTGGTTCGTCGATCCCATCAACCTCGGAGTCCCCGGAGTCCGCAAGCCGGAGTCGGACGATGACAACGCTCTCGCCTGGCAGACCGACGCCCTGTGCTCGCAGACCGATCCAGAGGCCTTCTTCCCCGAGAAGGGCGGATCGACGCGAGACGCCAAGCGGATCTGCACGTCGTGCGATGTGCGTGGCGAATGCCTCGAGTACGCGCTCAACAACGACGAGCGGTTCGGCATCTGGGGCGGACTCTCCGAGCGCGAGCGTCGCAAGCTCAAGCGCCGAGCGAGCTGACAGCGATCACACAGCTTCGGGGCCACGCCGGGTCCACTGCTCCAGCGTCCGTCGCACCCCGCATAGGCTGACCAGGTCATGCCAGCCCGAGTTCATGCCATCGTCGTGGCGCGCCCCGGTTCTTCCGCTCGCGCGCAGCTCCTGCACACTCTGGATGCCCTGCGATCCCAGAGCGCGCCGCCTGCAGCCATCACCCTGGTGATGTGCGGAGACGCGACCACCGCGAGGGAGAGCGAGACGGTCGCAGCGACCGTCGAGGGCATCATCGAGGCCAGAGGCGGCACATCGTTCGCCGATGCCATCAGGCTCGCCGCTCCTCGGGTGGCTCAGGGGAGCGCGGTCTGGCTGCTCGCCCACGACACCGCGCCCCACCAGCGCGCTCTCGAGCGTCTGGTCGGCACACTCGAGCGTTCACCGTCGGCGGCCATCGTCGCACCCAAGCTCGTCCACACCGACAACGATCGCGAGATCGTATCCCTCGGCGTCAGCATGACGACTCTGGGACGCTCCGTCGAGCTCGCGGCAGGCGAGCTCGATCAGGGTCAGCACGACGGCAGCGATGATGCTCTCGCCGCCGACGTGCGCGGACTCCTGATCCGCGGTGAAGTGCGTGAGCACCTGCATCCCGACCCCGCGCTCGCCGGAGCGGACGAGGGCCTCGACCTCGGCGTGCGAGCGCGTCTCGGCGGTGGTCGCGTCGTGCTCGTCCCGTCGGCACGCATCTCGGTGTCGCCGGACGGCCCCGCCTCGCTCCCGGCCGGACGGGGACGCCGCGCGTACGTCACCCGCGTCGCGCAGCTGCACAGGCGGCTCGCCTACGCCCCTGCGATCGCGGTACCGCTCCACTGGATCGCCCTCCTCCCGCTCGCGCTGTGGCGATCCGTCACGGATCTGGTCGGCAAACGTCCCGAAGCGGTCGTGCCCGAATGGGCGGCTGCTCTCACCGTCATGCTCCGCGTGGGGGCCATCGCGAGATCGCGCCGGACCATCGCGTCGTTCCGCTCGTCGAGCTGGGCGAGCATCGCGCCGCTCCGCGTGAGCCACCACGATCTGCGCCGTCGACTCGACGACGGTCACGGCAGCGAGCGCGGTGCGGCCGGCGAACTGCATTTCTTCTCCGGCGGCGGCGCCTGGGCGGTACTCGGCGCGCTCGTCGTGAGCGTAGCGACGTTCACGAGCCTGCTGGCGTGGCCGGTGATCGGCGGCGGGGGGCTGCTCCCGCTGCGCACCACCGTCGCCGCGCTCTGGAGCGACGCAGCGTGGGGCCTTCGCGGTCTCGGCGTCGACGTGGTGGGACCGGCCGACCCGTTCGCCGCGGTGCTGGCGGTGCTGGGATCGCTGTGGCCTGCGGGTCCCTCATTCGCTCTGGTCCTGCTCTGGATCCTGGCTCTGCCGCTGGCAGTGCTGGGTGGATGGTTCGCGGCCACGCGCGTGACCGATCGAGCAGGTCTGCGCATCTTCGCCGGCATCGTATGGGCGCTCGCGCCGACATTCCTGACGGCTCTCGTCGACGGTCGTCCGAGCGGCGTTCTCGTGCACCTGCTCTTGCCATGGCTGTTCCACGCCGGTGCGGTCGCCCACAGGTCCTGGGGTGCCGCCGGTGCCGCGTCCCTGCTCTTCGCCGCCGTGACCGCATGCTCGCCGTCTCTCGCCCCTGCACTGCTCCTGCTCTGGATCATCGCCCTGGGCATCACGCTCGGTGGCGCGCGCTTCCGCGGGGCGGTCCGACTCCTATGGGTACCGGTACCCGCTGTCGCGCTCTTCGCGCCGCTGGTCATCTGGCAGCTCTCGCACGGCAGTCTCATCGCCGTGCTGGCGGACCCCGGGCTGATCTGGTCCGGTTCGCAGGCCGCAGCTGACGCCGCCGGTCGGCTGGCGCTCGCTTCGGGGTTCCCCTCCAGCGACTTCGCCGGGTGGGTGGCCCTCCTCGGCCCCGCCCTCGCGCCGTGGGCAGGTCTGCTGCTGGCGCCGCTCGCCATTCTCGCGCTCCTCTCCGCTGTCGCCCCTCGCTGGAGAGCGGGGGTGACGATGCTCGTCGTCGCCGTCAGCGGCTTCGCGACGGCTTTCCTCGCAGTCGGCGTGACCGTGTCCTTCGCCCAGGGGGTGGGCGTCGCGATCTGGCCGGGAGCAGGACTGAGCCTGGCGTGGATCGGCCTGACCGGAGCGGCTCTGGTCACGCTGGACACCGCGCTGACCGTGCCCCGGGCTCGGCTCATCGGCGCGGCAGTCGCCGGTCTGGCAGTGGCGGCATGCGCTGTTCCGGCGCTGGCGGCGTTCCACCTCGACCGCACCGCGCTCACCGAGGGACCGGAGTCCTCCTTGCCTGCGTACATCGCGGCTCAGGCGGTCGATGACCGTCCGATCGGAACGCTCGTCCTCACGCCGCAGAACGATGGTGGGCTCTCGGCCGAAGTCGCCTGGGGGGCCAGCGAGACGCTCAGCGCCCAGACGACCGTCCTCTCCACCGCCACAGAGATCCAGGGCACCGACATCACGACGCTCGCGGTCGATCTGCTTTCGGCTCGTGACTTCGACGCGGCCACCCAGCTGGGTGAGCTCGGCGTGGGCTACGTGCTCCTGGCCGAGCTCCCGGACGACGAGTCGGATCGTGCGCGCACATTGCATACGGCTGCCGTGACATCGCTGGATCAGCGGGCCGGGTTCGTGCAGGCGGGCTCGACCGACAGGGGCGTGCTCTACCGACTCGAAGCGGATCCGCCGGAGCGCGCGCCGTTGTCTGCCGGGCAGCAGGCCACGGCGAGGTTCGTCGTCACACTGCAGTTGGTGCTCGTGCTCGCTGCGCTGCTGCTCTCGTTGCCGACGAGGGCATCGCGTCGAGCCGCTCGGGCTCGGTCGAGGATCGTGGGGCGCGCTCCTGATGAGCCGCTCGTGCTCCCACGGCACGTCGACGAGCGCGATGACGACTACACCGGGACAGTGGTCGCGACAGCGGAGACGGTCCCGCACACGACATCCGAGCCACTCCCGGAGCAGAGCTCGGATGACGGGTCGGGTGGCACGGTCGGGGACGCTCCGGCGTCCACCTCCGCTCGAGCAGATGACGACAGCGAGGGAGAGAGCCGATGACCGAGACCCGCACGTTCCGAGTCGTCGCGACGAGCGCGCGTCTGCTCACCGGAGCCGTGGTCGCCGCGGCCTGCGTCGTCGGCATCGTCGTGGCCATCCCCGCGCAGTGGCCGACGATCACCCATGACGCAGCTCA
This window contains:
- the manA gene encoding mannose-6-phosphate isomerase, class I, with translation MLLSLSNVPRDYAWGSQTLLAELEGRAPAVAPEAEVWFGDHPGDPADVRDGGTLDAVTGGTLPYLLKLLAAASPLSIQVHPTIDQARAGWEREAGLDADDPSRNYRDDNHKPELIVALSDRFESLSGLRPVGDTLQLLRSLDANRGVTTLAERLDGGEQALRDTLGWLLSGDAQAEVDDVIVAVRGAAESDAGDWQSTLRAVSAIADVYPGDPGVVVALLMNHVVLRRGEGIFLRAGLLHAYISGLGVEIMAASDNVLRGGLTPKRIDVDELLAIVDATPTEVPILRPAQAGPVTHYEVPIDDFSLNRVVLTGDDVVVPVSGPTMFLSTAGRVSVRGAAGESMAIEVGAAAFASADEGDVTVSGIGEVFVAAPGVRRGA
- a CDS encoding WhiB family transcriptional regulator; the encoded protein is MTGYRSEVPENWFVDPINLGVPGVRKPESDDDNALAWQTDALCSQTDPEAFFPEKGGSTRDAKRICTSCDVRGECLEYALNNDERFGIWGGLSERERRKLKRRAS
- a CDS encoding glycosyltransferase, yielding MPARVHAIVVARPGSSARAQLLHTLDALRSQSAPPAAITLVMCGDATTARESETVAATVEGIIEARGGTSFADAIRLAAPRVAQGSAVWLLAHDTAPHQRALERLVGTLERSPSAAIVAPKLVHTDNDREIVSLGVSMTTLGRSVELAAGELDQGQHDGSDDALAADVRGLLIRGEVREHLHPDPALAGADEGLDLGVRARLGGGRVVLVPSARISVSPDGPASLPAGRGRRAYVTRVAQLHRRLAYAPAIAVPLHWIALLPLALWRSVTDLVGKRPEAVVPEWAAALTVMLRVGAIARSRRTIASFRSSSWASIAPLRVSHHDLRRRLDDGHGSERGAAGELHFFSGGGAWAVLGALVVSVATFTSLLAWPVIGGGGLLPLRTTVAALWSDAAWGLRGLGVDVVGPADPFAAVLAVLGSLWPAGPSFALVLLWILALPLAVLGGWFAATRVTDRAGLRIFAGIVWALAPTFLTALVDGRPSGVLVHLLLPWLFHAGAVAHRSWGAAGAASLLFAAVTACSPSLAPALLLLWIIALGITLGGARFRGAVRLLWVPVPAVALFAPLVIWQLSHGSLIAVLADPGLIWSGSQAAADAAGRLALASGFPSSDFAGWVALLGPALAPWAGLLLAPLAILALLSAVAPRWRAGVTMLVVAVSGFATAFLAVGVTVSFAQGVGVAIWPGAGLSLAWIGLTGAALVTLDTALTVPRARLIGAAVAGLAVAACAVPALAAFHLDRTALTEGPESSLPAYIAAQAVDDRPIGTLVLTPQNDGGLSAEVAWGASETLSAQTTVLSTATEIQGTDITTLAVDLLSARDFDAATQLGELGVGYVLLAELPDDESDRARTLHTAAVTSLDQRAGFVQAGSTDRGVLYRLEADPPERAPLSAGQQATARFVVTLQLVLVLAALLLSLPTRASRRAARARSRIVGRAPDEPLVLPRHVDERDDDYTGTVVATAETVPHTTSEPLPEQSSDDGSGGTVGDAPASTSARADDDSEGESR